The sequence GCGTTATCTAGACCCTTCTATAAATTCTGGACCAGCCGCGTCAGCCATTGACCAGAACTTGTTGGGAGGACCCACTACGGCTTTCGAttttcctttgtttttcttttattcTACTCTGGTTTGAGTAAACGTTATTTTTTTTAACGTGTCTAGCAAGCAAAACTTTTATATTCGGTCAATCATATAGCGTTCGGTATTGAAATAACAAgagaattttttatattttctgatAACAttattagaggtgtgagaaggcaaAACACGCTAAATTCATAGAAATTTTAGACGACAGAAAACGGTAGATCTGAACCATTCTGTAGCCTGCGTTTACTAAAATAGAATTTCTGGACCATTCTGTAACCTGGGTTTACTAAAATAGAATTTCTTTTTCTTGACTGTATTCCAAACTCTATGTTAGTTTCTAAAGCCAGGAAGAATATTTCAACCATTTTGTTGATAAATTTTGGTTATATATTTGGAGGTGCAAAAGGCTGTTGAAATCGACCTGGTGCTCGACAATGGCAAGCGTGAATATCGTCCTTATACTTTTCCTCCTTCCTTCCTCTATTTTTGCACAGGCCAATTTTAGTTTCCACTTCAACCAATTCAACGCATCGACCCTTGAACTGTTTGGGAATGCTTCAGTGCAGTCCAATGCCATCGCCGTCAATGGTTATTTCCAATACAGTCTCGGCCGTGCTTTTTATGGACAACATGTGCGTATGATAGATCGTGGGTTTCCGAATTCTGCTTTGTCTTTCAGCACAACTTTTGTGTTTAGCATTGTTCCTTCTCCAGATTTGGTAAGCGGTCATGGACTGGCGTTTCTAATGACGCCCCAGAAATTTCCAGACGGATTGATAGGAGCTGAGTATCTTGGCTTGTTTAGCGATCTTTCAAGCTTGGGAAATGCCTCTAATCATCTGCTTGCAGTTGAGTTCGACACAATAAAGAACGAGGATGTTCACGACATCAACGACAATCACGTTGCTGTGGATATCAACGACCTCATATCTCCATACTCCCTGTCTGCGGGCTACTGGATTGGTAACAGCCAGTTCCGCAATGTCGAACTAAAAAGCGGACAGAATCTTCAAGCTTGGATTGATTATGACAATCTTCTCAGCGAGCTTAACGTCACCATTACAGAGGCTGGTTTAAATCGCCCAGAAAAACCACTGATACAAATAAAAAACATGTCTCTGTCCGACATTTTTGAAGAAGAAATGTACGTTGGTTTCTCAGCTGCTACGGGATCCGTTATTGATAGGACTTATATCCTCGCCTGGAGCTTTGCTACAAATGGAGCTGCCCCGTTCCTGAATACATCTAATCTTCCATCGTTTGCACAGAAAAAATCGAAGGGCTCAAATTCTAAACTAATAGCCGCCATAAGCACAGCTTGCGGCGTCCTGCTCCTAGTAGTTGTAGTGGCATCACTTATTCGGTTGAAGAGAAACAGGTACGGTGATATCATCGAAGAATGGGAGAAGGAATACTGGCCTCAAAGGTTAGACTACAAAGACTTACATTTTGCAACCAAGGGCTTTGGAGAAGAACAACTTCTGGGATCCGGAGGCTTCGGTAAGGTCTACAAAGGAGTACTTCCAACAAATGGCTTCCAAGTAGCGGTGAAATGCATTCTTAGAGAAACTTATGATGGCGTGAAAGAATTCATAGCAGAGATATCCAGTCTTGGCCGCCTTCAACATCGAAATCTTGTGCAAATCAGAGGCTTCTCAAGGCTGGGCAAAAAGCTATTCATAGTTTATGACTACATGCCCAACGGGAGCCTGGACAAGAAGATATTCGGAAACCCAAAGACTGTGTTAGGATGGAATGAAAGGTACAGAGTCCTCATGGATGTTGCTGCTGGGCTGGTGTATCTTCATGAAGAGTGGGAGCAATGTGTAGTGCACAGAGACATCAAGGCCAGCAACGTTTTGCTAGACTCGGAGCTCAATGGAAAGCTAGGGGACTTTGGACTTGCCCGTCTGTACGAGCATAACGAAAAGTCGCAAACCACTCGTGTAGTCGGAACGCTAGGGTACATCGCACCGGAGCTCATACGCACAGGAAAGGCGAGCCCAGCCACAGATGTTTTCAGCTTTGGTATCTTTTTGTTGGAGGTCGCATGCGGAAGGAGGCCCGTCGATCCCTCCCTCGAACCTGCTCAAGTAGTTTTGGTAGACTGGGTGAGAGAGCTTCATGCCTATGGCAGTCTCTTGGATGCAGCCGACCCGAATCTTGTGGGAGAATATGTTGAAGCTGAGATGGAGAGAGTACTTAAACTGGGGCTGTTCTGTTCTAATCCACAGCCACAAGGAAGGCTTTgcatgagacaagttttgcaaataCTTGAAGAAGAATCTCCAATACCAGCTCTTGATGATCTGTTTTATGTGGAGATGAGTGGACACAGCAGTACTTGGAGGTCTTCTCTATATTTGAGCCACAGCACAGATGCTTCCACTTCAGTGCCTTTAGAC is a genomic window of Cryptomeria japonica chromosome 7, Sugi_1.0, whole genome shotgun sequence containing:
- the LOC131046398 gene encoding L-type lectin-domain containing receptor kinase SIT2-like — its product is MASVNIVLILFLLPSSIFAQANFSFHFNQFNASTLELFGNASVQSNAIAVNGYFQYSLGRAFYGQHVRMIDRGFPNSALSFSTTFVFSIVPSPDLVSGHGLAFLMTPQKFPDGLIGAEYLGLFSDLSSLGNASNHLLAVEFDTIKNEDVHDINDNHVAVDINDLISPYSLSAGYWIGNSQFRNVELKSGQNLQAWIDYDNLLSELNVTITEAGLNRPEKPLIQIKNMSLSDIFEEEMYVGFSAATGSVIDRTYILAWSFATNGAAPFLNTSNLPSFAQKKSKGSNSKLIAAISTACGVLLLVVVVASLIRLKRNRYGDIIEEWEKEYWPQRLDYKDLHFATKGFGEEQLLGSGGFGKVYKGVLPTNGFQVAVKCILRETYDGVKEFIAEISSLGRLQHRNLVQIRGFSRLGKKLFIVYDYMPNGSLDKKIFGNPKTVLGWNERYRVLMDVAAGLVYLHEEWEQCVVHRDIKASNVLLDSELNGKLGDFGLARLYEHNEKSQTTRVVGTLGYIAPELIRTGKASPATDVFSFGIFLLEVACGRRPVDPSLEPAQVVLVDWVRELHAYGSLLDAADPNLVGEYVEAEMERVLKLGLFCSNPQPQGRLCMRQVLQILEEESPIPALDDLFYVEMSGHSSTWRSSLYLSHSTDASTSVPLDRQLTLHK